One segment of Methanofollis sp. DNA contains the following:
- a CDS encoding transcriptional regulator — protein MKVPCQLIVWDVLPAIRAAIAGELIAAGVSQLEAARLLDMAPSAVSQYISGKRGYRIVFEDEVKESIRSLAVDLKDGKVEDLGKRICGICMQLREGDSQCGM, from the coding sequence ATGAAAGTACCGTGCCAGTTAATCGTTTGGGACGTGCTGCCGGCGATACGGGCGGCGATTGCCGGGGAGTTGATAGCCGCGGGCGTCTCGCAACTCGAGGCCGCCCGCCTCCTCGATATGGCCCCGTCCGCGGTCTCGCAGTACATCTCCGGGAAGCGGGGCTACAGGATCGTCTTCGAGGACGAGGTGAAGGAGTCGATCCGGTCCCTTGCCGTCGACCTGAAGGACGGAAAGGTCGAGGACCTCGGGAAACGGATCTGCGGCATCTGCATGCAGCTGCGCGAAGGGGACAGCCAGTGCGGGATGTAG